From the genome of Miscanthus floridulus cultivar M001 chromosome 10, ASM1932011v1, whole genome shotgun sequence, one region includes:
- the LOC136488558 gene encoding serine carboxypeptidase-like 50 codes for MPMAPRLPVSLLLIVLTTTAAPAGTAATIFPREALPTKSGYLPIPVANASLYYAFYEASDPVTPPASTPLLVWLEGGPGLSSFASNFFQIGPYVFSLSGDSNTSSSALLLSPNPYAWNRRFGLLFLESPLGTGYSPAPSPSAIPTSQPVVAEHVLAALQSFLSAQPDGSTLRAHPLFLTGESYAGKTIPTAGALILATNPTLPEQQRINLRGVAIGNGFVHPVAQVTTHADVLYFMGLVGAKQRREAAAMQAEAAALAVAERWGEATDAWYRVLSWLRNATGLSSLFDVAVPDTSLEALLAGAAEFMNNAEVSAALGVRGDAPWELVSPAVEAALHDDVMKSAKRDVEALLRVPPAPSSTRVLLYEGIRDAQVGVVSVEAWLRELHWDGLAAFQDAPRAVWRQGGSGGAGQEGRLAGYVQKHGALVHVAVYAAGHLVPAEQGRAAQEMIEDWVFDKGLFAAAA; via the coding sequence ATGCCAATGGCACCTCGTCTCCCGGTTTCCCTCCTCCTCATCGtcctcaccaccaccgccgcgcCTGCAGGCACGGCGGCCACCATATTCCCCAGAGAAGCCCTGCCGACCAAGTCCGGCTACCTCCCGATCCCCGTAGCCAACGCATCTCTCTACTACGCCTTCTACGAGGCCAGCGACCCGGTGACCCCGCCGGCCTCCACGCCGCTCCTCGTCTGGCTCGAGGGCGGCCCCGGCTTATCCTCCTTCGCCAGCAACTTCTTCCAGATCGGCCCCTACGTCTTCTCCCTGTCCGGCGACTCCAACACCTCCTCCTCCGCGTTGCTCTTGTCGCCCAACCCCTACGCGTGGAACCGCCGCTTCGGGCTCCTCTTCCTCGAGAGCCCGCTCGGCACGGGCTACAGCCCAGCGCCGTCCCCCTCCGCCATCCCCACGTCCCAGCCCGTCGTCGCGGAGCACGTCCTCGCCGCGCTCCAGTCCTTCCTCTCCGCACAGCCGGATGGCAGCACCTTACGCGCCCACCCGCTCTTCCTCACCGGCGAGAGCTACGCCGGCAAGACCATCCCCACGGCCGGCGCGCTCATCCTAGCCACCAACCCCACGCTTCCCGAGCAGCAGCGGATCAACCTGCGCGGCGTGGCCATCGGCAACGGCTTCGTGCACCCCGTGGCGCAGGTGACGACGCACGCCGACGTCCTCTACTTCATGGGCCTCGTCGGCGCGAAGCAGAGGCGCGAGGCCGCGGCCAtgcaggcggaggcggcggcgctggccgTCGCGGAGCGGTGGGGCGAGGCGACGGACGCGTGGTACCGCGTGCTGTCGTGGCTGCGCAACGCCACGGGGCTCTCGTCGCTGTTCGACGTGGCGGTGCCAGACACGTCGCTGGAGGCCCTGCTCGCCGGCGCCGCGGAGTTCATGAACAACGCCGAGGTGAGCGCGGCGCTGGGCGTCCGAGGCGACGCGCCGTGGGAGCTCGTCAGCCCGGCCGTCGAGGCGGCGCTGCACGACGACGTGATGAAGAGCGCCAAGCGCGACGTGGAGGCGCTGCTGCGGGTGCCGCCAGCGCCGTCGTCCACGCGCGTGCTGCTGTACGAGGGAATCCGTGACGCGCAGGTCGGGGTGGTGTCCGTGGAGGCGTGGCTGCGGGAGCTGCACTGGGACGGCCTCGCCGCTTTCCAGGACGCCCCCCGCGCCGTGTGGCGGCAAGGAGGAAGCGGCGGCGCTGGACAGGAAGGGAGGCTCGCTGGGTACGTGCAGAAGCATGGCGCCCTCGTGCATGTCGCCGTGTACGCGGCCGGGCACTTGGTGCCGGCGGAGCAGGGGCGCGCCGCGCAGGAGATGATCGAGGACTGGGTGTTCGACAAGGGCCTTTTCGCCGCCGCGGCGTAA